The Planococcus halocryophilus nucleotide sequence GTAGAAAGCAATTTCTGCTTTTCAGGGATGAATACAGGATCAACAGCACGAGCCAGAAATGCAGCAAATTGTGCACGAGTCACTGGAACGTCAGGCCGGAACGTGTTGTCCGGATATCCGCGTGCAACGCCTTGATAAGCAAGACGTGATACGGCATTAAATGCAAAATGTTTTTTCGTCATATCTGTAAACGTATTGGCTGGAGCTTTTGGGAAATAGAAAGCTCTGTCTAGCATGGCGGCAGTCTGTCCACGAGTAACAGTCCAATTAGGACGGAAATAGTTATTCGGGAAACCAAAAATGATTTCCTTTTCAGCAGCTGAAGCAATATAACCGGAAAACGGATGACTTGAAGGAACATCTCTAAAACCGGTCGAGCGGGCAGTGTCGTCTAAATACACAGCTCGTCCAATCATCGCAATGGCATGAGCACGAGTGACAGGGTCATTTGGTCTGAAGGTGCCATCGGGATAACCATTGATGATGCCTTCTTCATAAAGGTAAGCAATTTCAAAAGCAAACGGGTGGTCGGCATTTACATCATCAAACAAAACAATCGCGTTGGCGGGAGTTAAAAACATACTGAACATCAGGATGGCAGCTGCAATTAAAGACAAAAAAGTCTTCATATTTATCCCTCCCTATTTGATCTCATTTTACCACAATAAAAGGGATATTGTAACAAAATATTGTTATAAAAATAATAAATTATTATTTTTATGCGTTGGTATACGAATGATGAAAAAGCTACTTTCAAGTAAGTTTTATAGCGCCAAGTACAAGTTTAGCTGAGCCAGTTTAAAAAACAAAAAAGGGGTATATAAGGAGGAAGCGAGTATATATTTTTTGGAGGGATTAATTTACATGAAAAAATCAACAATGAACACATTGATTGGTAGTGCACTTGCAGCTGCTTCAGGTATTTTTGTTTACCGAGCTTACCAGGAGAAAAATACTGTTCGTGTGGAACCAGACATAGATATGTACAACAGCGCGGAAATCGACAAACGTGAAAGTGTCGATGCATTAGATGACTCTGCTGAACAAGGCTTATCGCAATTGGATTCTATTTACCGCGATGAATGGCAGGCTAATGGATTTCCACAAACTCATAAAGAAATGCGTGAGCTTGAAGAAGATAAATAAGAGATAACCGAAAGCGAAAGCAAAGTGAGTTTTGCTTTCGCTTTTATATGCTGAAATTTAAGGCGTAAATAAGGAAAGGAGGAAAAAAATATGTGGATTAGAAAGCCGTTTTTTGAATACACAACAGCTATATTGCTCGTTGCTATCACGTTGTTTTTCTTAGGGCAAATTGATTATGCTTTAGAACCTATACAAATTATTATTGCGACTATTTTTGCTCCAGTCTTGTTAGGTGGTCTTTTTTATTATTTATTGCGACCTTTTGTAAATTGGCTATCACGGTTTGTACCGAAAATTGCAGGAATCGGAATCATTTTTACAATCATTGCTTTAACCGCAACTCTTTTGCTGTACTTTTTTGGACCTGTTATTACTAAACAAGTTGATAGTTTGGTAAACTTAGCGCCAGAAACAGTTGAAGAAGTGACCGAAGAATCGGATCATTTTTTGGCTAATTTTCAATTTGCGGGAGTGACTGGTTCAGAAATTCGGATATGGACTTTGGATTATTTAGAAAATCTTTCAGAAGGTTTATTGGATAACGTCATGAACATTTTAACCATGCTTATGAATATCGTGATTGTCTTAATCGTTGTGCCTTTTGTCTTGTTCTTTCTATTAAAGGACGATGACAAGTTTATCCCTCATTTAACTAAATATTTGCCAGAAGAGCATAAATCGGAAGGCAGAAAGATACTAAAAGATGTCGACCAAACTTTGTCTTCGTTTATCCTCGGTCAAGCTTTTGTAGCTGCAGTAGTGGGAACTTTGATGTATATCGGATATCTTATTATTGGCTTGGACTATGCCTTGAGTTTGGCGATTTTTGCGATGTTTCTAATTATTGTGCCGTTTTTAGGTCCGCTTATTGGGATTATTCCCGCATTGTTTGTAGCATTAACAAGCGGAGATATGTGGATGGTGATGAAGGTTATCCTTGTGTTGCTAGTTGTTCAACAAATTGAAGGGAATTTAGTCACGCCGAACATTATGGGGAATCGCTTAAACATCCACCCTTTGACAATTATTTTGCTGTTAATGATTGCTGGGGCATTATATGGGTTTGTCGGAATTTTAATTGCAATTCCAACATATGCAGTTTTGAAAACCTTGGTTCATAACTTCCGTTTGTTTAATCGATTGCGTAAAAAAAGAGAAGTTTCTAGTAAGAAAGAACTTTAGTACTGATTCGTTTCGTAATATTTCAGTTATTTTTTATCAAAGGTTCTGAAATTGAGAAAATTATGATATATTAAGATTTAGTAAGGTCAATGATAGAAAACAAGGGGGAACTAAAATGAAAAAATGGAGTCTTTTAGCACTACTTATGGCAATGCTGCTCGTGATCGCTGCTTGTGGATCCGACGAGAGTGAAGATACAACAAGTGAGGACGGCGGAAGTGACGCAAAAACGTATAAAGTAGGAATCGATACAACATATCCACCTTTCGAGTTTGAAGTAGACGGTGAATATACAGGAATTGATATTGACTTGATTACAGCGATTGCTGAAAACCAAGGTTTCGAAATTGAATTCAGCCCAATGGACTTTGGCGGAATTATCCCAGCTTTGCAAGCAGATCAATTGGACGTGGCAATTGCTGGTATGAGTATTACAGATGAGCGTAAAGCAGTAGTAGACTTTTCTGATCCTTATTTTGATGCAGGTTTGTCTCTTGTTGTAGCAGAAGATAACAGTGAAATTACATCTTTAGACGATCTAGAAGGCAAAACAGTAGCGGTTAAGAGTGGAACAACTGGTGCTCAATTTGCTCGTGATAACGAAGCAGAATATGGTTACACAGTAGCACAATTCGAAGATAGCCCATCTATGTTCCAAGAAGTTTCAAACGGCAATGCAGCAGTATTGTTAGAAGATTACCCAGTTATCGCTTATGCAATTGCTGAAAGTGGACTTTCTTTAAAAACAGTAGGAGATCGTTTAACTGGAGATCAGTACGGAATTGCTGTATTAAAAGGTCAAAACGCAGAAGTTCTTGAGCAAATCAACACAGGTCTTCAAGAATTGCGTGACAGCGGTAAATACGATGAAATTTTAGCGAAGTATATTGCAGAATAAAAAATAAATGTAGCGCGCATAAGCGCGCTGCATTTTTTTATTCAAAGGAGATGTAAAAATGGATACAATTATTAATGCCTTTCCGTATTTAATGGAAGGTTTGAAAGTAACGTTATATATATTTGCAATTGCTATTGTTCTTGGATTTTTAATTGGTTTAATTGTTGCGCTGTTTAGACTAGCACCTTTGAAAATTTTAAATTGGATTGCAAAAATCTTTGTTGATGCTATTCGAGGTACACCATTTATCGTCCAGTTATTCTTTATATATTTTGGTTTGAACTCTTTAGCTTTTATTTCTTTGGATAATACTACTGCAGGAATTGTAACAGTAGCGATTAACGCAGGTGCTTATTTCTCGGAAATCATTCGTGCAGGTATTCAATCGATTGATAAAGGACAGACAGAAGCAGCACGTTCGCTAGGTTTGAATTCAACACAAAACATGCGCTATATCGTATTGCCGCAAGCTTTTAGACGCATGCTGCCAACGATTACGAACCAAGCGATTATTTCATTAAAAGATACATCTTTGCTGTCGGTCATTGGCGTAGCAGATTTGACGCAAGAAGGTCGGATTCAGGCCAGCGCCACGTTTGACGCTTTTAATGTGTACTTAATCCTAGGAATTATATACTTCGTCGTTATTTACTTGCTCTCCATGCTGGCGAATTATGTAGAAAGGAAGTTTGTATTACGATGACTATGATTCGAGTAGAGAACTTAAAAAAATCATTCGGCAATTTGGAAGTTATAAAAGACATCAGTACGGTTGTGGAAGAAAAAGAAGTCATTTGTGTCATTGGTCCATCTGGTTCGGGGAAAAGTACGTTTCTACGTTGCTTAAACCGACTTGAAGAAATTACAGGAGGACATGTTTTTATTGAAGAAACGGATATTACAGATCCGAAAATAGACATCAACCAAATTCGTCAAGATGTTGGAATGGTATTTCAACAATTTAACTTGTTTCCTCATAAATCGGTACTGGAAAATATTGTTTTAGCACCAATGAAAGTGAAAAAAGGCGACAGAAAAGCTGTGGAGAAAAAGGCTTATGAACTGTTGGACAAAGTTGGACTTCGTGAAAAAGCAAAAGCTTATCCAGGTGAACTTTCTGGTGGTCAAAAGCAGCGTGTGGCGATTGCTCGCGCACTGGCGATGGATCCGAAAATCATGTTGTTTGATGAACCAACTTCTGCACTTGACCCTGAGATGGTAGGCGATGTGCTAGATGTTATGAAGCAATTAGCACAAGAAGGTATGACCATGGTCGTTGTGACACACGAAATGGGATTTGCTGCTGAAATGGGCGATCGCGTGTTGTTTATTGATGGAGGTTATATTGTGGAAGAAAATGTGCCGAAAGAATTGTTTGGCAATCCGCAACATGAACGAACAAAAGCGTTTTTAAGTAAAGTGTTATAAAAGATGCGCCTGCGGGCGTATTTTTTTTGTGGATTTTTGCGTTTGGACGGTATTTGCTATGATTTGGACAGTATTCTATTCGAATCCGACAGTATTTCATTCCATTCGGACAGTATTCAACGCAAACCCGACAGTATTTCAAAAATATGGAATAAAACATCAAACAAAAAACCGAACTGGATGAAAATCCAGTTCGGTCGAGCTCAATTGTTTTTATTCTTCGTCAAAAACGTGAACTTTTGTCATTTTGTCGCCATTGCTCATCGCTTTAGCAGTTTCAAGTCCTGAAGTCACTTGTCCGAAAACAGTGTGAACGCCGTCAAGATGCGGTTGTGGTGCGTGAACGACAAAGAATTGGCTTGAGCCAGTATCTTTACCTGCATGCGCCATTGAAAGGCTTCCTGCTTGGTGTTTGTGTGGGTTGCCTGCAGTTTCACATTTGATTGTTTTGCCGCTGCCGCCAGCACCAGTACCAGTAGGGTCGCCGCCTTGGCTTACGAAGCCAGGAATTACGCGGTGGAATGTTACGTCATTGTAGAAACCTGAGTTTGCAAGGTCCTCAAAGTTTGCAACAGTGTTTGGTGCTTCATTTGGGAAAAGTTCGAATTCGATGATTTCGCCATTTTCCATGTGGATGTGTCCTTTTTTAGCCATGTTAAAACATCTCCTTTATAATAGGTTCATTTTCTAGTATATCGATTTTTGAGGTGGCTGTATAATCATTTGGCACATTACAATGCTTTTAATGATCCGCCTTCCACAACGAGCGATTGTCCCGTTAAAAAAGAGTTAGCCGAAGATGCAAGAAAAACGATGATTTTGGCAAATTCCTCAGGCTCCCCGTAGCGTCCAGCTGGAATCGCTGTTTTGCTTTTTTCAACAATTTGTTCGATTGAAACACCTTGTTTGTCTGCAGCAATTTGATCGAGTTCAGCGACGCGGTCTGTAGCAAATCGCCCAGGGCCGACAGTATTGACCAAAATATTATCGCCTGCAACTTCACGCGCCAAAGTTTTTGCAAAACCAACCATTCCTGCACGGAAAGTGTTCGACAAGATCAATCCATCAATGACTTCTTTAACGGAAGAAGAGGAAACGTTAATGATGCGTCCGAATTGTTGTTTCTTCATATAAGGAAGAACTGCGCGAGACGCGCGAATGTAGCTCAATAAATTTTGTTCAAAAGCTTGGTACCAGTCAGCATCTTCAACGGCATCAAACCCACCAGCTTTTGGACCACCTGTATTGTTGACCAAAACGTCAACACGGCCAAATTGATCGGCTACAAATTGAAACAAATTGAGGATGTCTTGTTCTTTAGAGCCATCGCAAACGTGTGAGAATATTTGTTGATTGCTAGAATTTTTTTTGATTTCAGCTGCCGTCTCATCAAGCGTCTGCTGATTTCGACTAGAGATAATGACAATTGCGCCTTCTTTAGCAAACTCGAGTGCAATCGCTTTGCCGAGTCCCTTACTAGAAGCCATGACAACTACTACTTTTTCTTTAATTCCTAAGTCCACTGCATTCATCCTTTCCTATGTACCCAAGCTTTAGTTTAAAGATAAAAGATAGAGTATTCAAACTTTTATTTTTTTAATTTCCGTCATAAGTCCAATGGCGTGAAACCGGGGGGAATATGATAGGATATAGTTACTGATTAGATTAGGAGTGTTATAAATGGAAGAACGCGAAGTTTTTGATATAACGATTATCGGCGGCGGGCCAACGGGCTTGTTTGCTTCCTTTTACGGCGGTATGCGCAAAATGAAAGTTAAAATCATAGACAGTTTGCCACAACTAGGTGGACAATTGACTGAATTATATCCGGATAAATTCATTTACGACATTGGTGGATTTCCCAAAGTATTAGCAAAAGATTTAGTAGACAACTTAGTCCAACAAGCAAAATACGGAGACCCTGAAATTTGTTTAGAGGAAACCGTAACAGCTGCTGAGCGTCACGGAGATCATTTTGTGATACAA carries:
- a CDS encoding S-layer homology domain-containing protein, with the protein product MKTFLSLIAAAILMFSMFLTPANAIVLFDDVNADHPFAFEIAYLYEEGIINGYPDGTFRPNDPVTRAHAIAMIGRAVYLDDTARSTGFRDVPSSHPFSGYIASAAEKEIIFGFPNNYFRPNWTVTRGQTAAMLDRAFYFPKAPANTFTDMTKKHFAFNAVSRLAYQGVARGYPDNTFRPDVPVTRAQFAAFLARAVDPVFIPEKQKLLSTANKILAELKAKDFADVATYVSSADGLTFCPYSGGCLDSGGVTFTKTQLPNFMTNSNDYLWGYQDGSGFEINLTPAEYYDQYLMNATYTDKDRYGRTTQPTAHEFIHQLYPSAMIVEYHYPGTEQYDGMDWQSLSMVFEKNSSGKWILVAIINDRWTI
- a CDS encoding SDR family oxidoreductase, whose protein sequence is MDLGIKEKVVVVMASSKGLGKAIALEFAKEGAIVIISSRNQQTLDETAAEIKKNSSNQQIFSHVCDGSKEQDILNLFQFVADQFGRVDVLVNNTGGPKAGGFDAVEDADWYQAFEQNLLSYIRASRAVLPYMKKQQFGRIINVSSSSVKEVIDGLILSNTFRAGMVGFAKTLAREVAGDNILVNTVGPGRFATDRVAELDQIAADKQGVSIEQIVEKSKTAIPAGRYGEPEEFAKIIVFLASSANSFLTGQSLVVEGGSLKAL
- a CDS encoding AI-2E family transporter — encoded protein: MWIRKPFFEYTTAILLVAITLFFLGQIDYALEPIQIIIATIFAPVLLGGLFYYLLRPFVNWLSRFVPKIAGIGIIFTIIALTATLLLYFFGPVITKQVDSLVNLAPETVEEVTEESDHFLANFQFAGVTGSEIRIWTLDYLENLSEGLLDNVMNILTMLMNIVIVLIVVPFVLFFLLKDDDKFIPHLTKYLPEEHKSEGRKILKDVDQTLSSFILGQAFVAAVVGTLMYIGYLIIGLDYALSLAIFAMFLIIVPFLGPLIGIIPALFVALTSGDMWMVMKVILVLLVVQQIEGNLVTPNIMGNRLNIHPLTIILLLMIAGALYGFVGILIAIPTYAVLKTLVHNFRLFNRLRKKREVSSKKEL
- a CDS encoding transporter substrate-binding domain-containing protein is translated as MKKWSLLALLMAMLLVIAACGSDESEDTTSEDGGSDAKTYKVGIDTTYPPFEFEVDGEYTGIDIDLITAIAENQGFEIEFSPMDFGGIIPALQADQLDVAIAGMSITDERKAVVDFSDPYFDAGLSLVVAEDNSEITSLDDLEGKTVAVKSGTTGAQFARDNEAEYGYTVAQFEDSPSMFQEVSNGNAAVLLEDYPVIAYAIAESGLSLKTVGDRLTGDQYGIAVLKGQNAEVLEQINTGLQELRDSGKYDEILAKYIAE
- a CDS encoding amino acid ABC transporter permease — its product is MDTIINAFPYLMEGLKVTLYIFAIAIVLGFLIGLIVALFRLAPLKILNWIAKIFVDAIRGTPFIVQLFFIYFGLNSLAFISLDNTTAGIVTVAINAGAYFSEIIRAGIQSIDKGQTEAARSLGLNSTQNMRYIVLPQAFRRMLPTITNQAIISLKDTSLLSVIGVADLTQEGRIQASATFDAFNVYLILGIIYFVVIYLLSMLANYVERKFVLR
- a CDS encoding amino acid ABC transporter ATP-binding protein; protein product: MTMIRVENLKKSFGNLEVIKDISTVVEEKEVICVIGPSGSGKSTFLRCLNRLEEITGGHVFIEETDITDPKIDINQIRQDVGMVFQQFNLFPHKSVLENIVLAPMKVKKGDRKAVEKKAYELLDKVGLREKAKAYPGELSGGQKQRVAIARALAMDPKIMLFDEPTSALDPEMVGDVLDVMKQLAQEGMTMVVVTHEMGFAAEMGDRVLFIDGGYIVEENVPKELFGNPQHERTKAFLSKVL
- a CDS encoding peptidylprolyl isomerase, coding for MAKKGHIHMENGEIIEFELFPNEAPNTVANFEDLANSGFYNDVTFHRVIPGFVSQGGDPTGTGAGGSGKTIKCETAGNPHKHQAGSLSMAHAGKDTGSSQFFVVHAPQPHLDGVHTVFGQVTSGLETAKAMSNGDKMTKVHVFDEE